One Campylobacter lari DNA segment encodes these proteins:
- the hisF gene encoding imidazole glycerol phosphate synthase subunit HisF, whose protein sequence is MLAKRIIACLDVKDGRVVKGVQFKNHEDMGDIIELAKFYSQNGIDELVFYDITASAKNERIDRTWVSKVAQNISIPFCVAGGIKSEDDAKELLANGADKISINSPALNDPDLISRLAKSFGVQCVVVGIDTFKDENNELLVYKYTGDESKSHHSGKKTLEWVKQVCELGAGEIVLNMMNQDGMRKGYDLDQLAKVRQICPVPLVASGGAGAKEHFLDAFKLGVDGALAASVFHKKLIDIKELKLFLKDQGIQIRI, encoded by the coding sequence ATGCTTGCAAAACGCATAATCGCATGTTTAGATGTAAAAGATGGTAGAGTAGTTAAAGGGGTACAGTTTAAAAACCATGAAGATATGGGCGATATCATCGAGCTTGCTAAATTTTACTCACAAAATGGCATTGATGAGCTAGTATTTTATGATATAACCGCTTCAGCTAAAAATGAGCGCATTGATAGAACTTGGGTAAGTAAAGTAGCGCAAAATATCTCTATACCATTTTGCGTTGCAGGAGGTATAAAAAGCGAAGATGACGCAAAAGAGCTTTTAGCAAATGGTGCTGATAAAATTTCTATTAATTCCCCTGCTTTAAATGACCCTGATTTAATCTCACGCCTTGCAAAAAGCTTTGGAGTACAATGTGTAGTCGTAGGCATAGATACTTTTAAAGATGAAAACAACGAGCTTTTAGTCTATAAATACACAGGAGATGAGAGTAAATCTCATCATAGTGGTAAAAAAACACTAGAGTGGGTTAAGCAAGTATGTGAGCTAGGAGCGGGTGAAATCGTGCTAAATATGATGAATCAAGATGGCATGAGAAAGGGTTATGATCTAGATCAACTTGCTAAAGTTAGACAAATTTGCCCTGTGCCTTTAGTAGCAAGTGGTGGTGCAGGAGCTAAAGAGCATTTTTTAGACGCTTTTAAACTTGGTGTTGATGGAGCTTTGGCAGCTTCTGTGTTTCATAAAAAACTTATAGATATTAAAGAATTAAAACTATTTTTAAAAGATCAAGGCATACAAATTCGTATTTAA